In Pseudomonas sp. MYb327, one DNA window encodes the following:
- a CDS encoding flavodoxin, which yields MNNDHDPLRRTVIAALASAPLLSLADTQTASEIPRSGSRILVAYFSRSGNTRVVAGLIQRGLGADLFEIRPAKAYPEDYLQTVEQARQERDSGFEPELESKVHALSDYDTIYLGFPIWGETTPPIVRAFLSAHDLTGKTLIPFNTHGGYGLGNSRSILEKHAPKAKVMEGFVMEGEQERKTMERVNGWLSDHPHTR from the coding sequence ATGAATAACGATCACGATCCTCTACGGCGCACGGTCATCGCCGCACTGGCGAGCGCCCCGTTGCTGTCACTCGCCGACACGCAAACCGCCAGCGAAATACCACGTTCAGGCTCGCGAATTCTGGTCGCGTACTTTTCCCGCTCCGGCAATACCCGCGTGGTTGCCGGGCTCATCCAGCGCGGATTGGGTGCCGACCTGTTCGAGATCCGTCCGGCCAAAGCCTATCCCGAGGACTACCTGCAAACCGTGGAGCAGGCGCGTCAGGAGCGCGACAGCGGCTTCGAGCCCGAGCTGGAAAGCAAGGTTCACGCTCTGAGCGACTACGACACGATTTATCTCGGCTTTCCGATCTGGGGTGAGACCACCCCGCCGATTGTGCGTGCTTTTCTGAGCGCCCACGACCTGACTGGCAAAACCCTCATCCCCTTCAACACCCACGGTGGTTACGGCTTGGGCAATAGCCGCAGCATCCTCGAAAAGCACGCGCCCAAGGCTAAGGTGATGGAAGGATTTGTGATGGAGGGTGAGCAAGAGCGAAAGACCATGGAGCGCGTGAATGGCTGGCTGAGCGATCACCCTCACACGC
- a CDS encoding aldo/keto reductase: MHKRTLGNSSLEVSALGLGCMGLSHGYGPSTDIQQAITLIRSAVDRGVTFFDTAEVYGPYLNEQVVGEALAPVRDQVVIATKFGFTFGADNKQQILNSRPEHIRLAVEGSLRRLKTDFIDLLYQHRVDPDVPIEDVAGVVRDLIGEGKVKHFGLSEAGAQTIRRAHAVQPVTALQSEYSLWWREPEQEILPTLKELGIGFVPFSPLGKGFLTGTVEADTTYGSDDFRSIVPRFSQSALQANQGLVVLIRQIAAQKKATPAQIALAWLLAQAPWIVPIPGTTKLHRLEENLSGADITLDAGELQAIDTALAQIRIEGERYPEALKARVGR; encoded by the coding sequence ATGCACAAGCGCACACTTGGAAACAGTTCACTCGAAGTGTCAGCCCTGGGCTTGGGTTGCATGGGCCTGAGCCATGGCTACGGCCCGTCGACTGACATACAACAAGCCATTACGCTGATCCGTTCGGCGGTTGACCGAGGCGTTACGTTCTTCGATACCGCCGAGGTTTACGGTCCGTACCTGAACGAGCAAGTGGTGGGTGAGGCATTGGCGCCAGTTCGCGATCAAGTGGTCATCGCCACCAAGTTCGGCTTCACCTTCGGTGCCGACAATAAACAGCAGATTCTAAATAGTCGCCCTGAGCACATTCGACTCGCCGTCGAAGGCTCATTGCGCCGACTTAAGACCGACTTCATCGATTTGCTTTACCAGCATCGGGTTGACCCGGACGTACCGATTGAAGACGTCGCCGGTGTAGTGAGAGATCTGATTGGGGAAGGCAAGGTCAAGCACTTCGGCCTTTCGGAAGCCGGCGCGCAAACCATTCGCCGTGCTCATGCTGTGCAGCCAGTCACGGCGCTGCAAAGCGAATACTCATTGTGGTGGCGTGAGCCTGAGCAGGAAATCCTGCCGACGCTCAAGGAGCTGGGGATCGGCTTCGTGCCGTTCAGCCCACTGGGCAAGGGTTTTCTCACCGGCACAGTAGAGGCCGACACCACATACGGCAGCGACGATTTTCGCAGCATCGTGCCGCGCTTCAGCCAGTCGGCACTGCAAGCCAATCAAGGGTTGGTGGTGTTGATCCGCCAGATAGCCGCGCAAAAAAAAGCGACCCCGGCGCAGATCGCGCTGGCCTGGTTGCTCGCGCAGGCACCGTGGATTGTGCCGATTCCCGGGACGACCAAATTGCATCGCCTTGAAGAAAACCTTAGCGGCGCGGATATCACCCTCGACGCGGGCGAACTCCAGGCCATTGACACCGCACTGGCGCAGATCCGCATCGAAGGCGAGCGTTATCCCGAGGCCCTCAAGGCGCGCGTCGGGCGATGA